Proteins encoded by one window of Nostoc sp. ATCC 53789:
- a CDS encoding transposase, which produces MKAYSTDLRQKVIDAYKNQEGSQRNLASRFSVSLTFIQKLLKRYRSSGTVEPKAHGGGNTAKLSSEQMALVVALVKEDNDAILVELCERLKERTGVKVSRSTMGRITQKLNLTRKKNIARERKIHRTSPKTQSRVLDNHWLSFARGLDIYR; this is translated from the coding sequence ATGAAAGCATACTCCACTGACCTTCGCCAAAAAGTAATTGATGCGTATAAAAATCAGGAAGGTTCTCAACGAAACCTCGCGTCAAGATTTAGTGTGAGTTTAACTTTTATCCAGAAATTACTGAAGCGATATCGAAGTAGTGGGACAGTTGAGCCGAAGGCACATGGAGGTGGTAACACAGCTAAACTCAGCAGTGAACAGATGGCACTGGTAGTTGCTTTGGTGAAAGAAGATAATGATGCAATTCTGGTGGAGTTGTGTGAACGGTTAAAAGAGCGGACAGGTGTCAAAGTTAGTCGCTCCACAATGGGCAGAATTACCCAAAAGTTGAATCTGACACGCAAAAAAAACATTGCACGCGAGCGAAAAATACACAGAACGAGTCCAAAAACTCAGAGCAGAGTATTGGACAACCATTGGCTCAGTTTTGCTAGAGGACTTGATATTTATCGATGA
- the gntT gene encoding guanitoxin biosynthesis MATE family efflux transporter GntT, producing MSIFAQHSVFIRHFLKLASVNVLSNLMVPLAGLIDVMFLGHLTEIRHLAGVAIATILFNYIYWTFGFLRMGTTGMVAQAIGRKDNQSAVLIGLQHGILALILGLAILIFQQPLQILGFAILSATPEVKSSGVDFYNALVWGAPATLINFVLIGWFLGQAQSSRALLLSAISNCANVLLDYLFIVQWGWSSRGAGLATATSQYLMLMVGILLYCQTISFKQIQALIGELFDLSALKSAFMLNGEIIIRTFALISTMAMFSNLSSMLGTEILAANTLLMQVVSLAAYFIDGLAFATESLAGIFQGSGNITSLKQLLQTSVVSSLVIGLMFATAFIFAPESLLRLLTNHTEIINNLRSYIPWLLPVLGFGSVAYALDGYFLGLTQGHTLRQAMLKATVIGFIPSAITAMYFHSSHLLWLSMSLFMATRTITLALCVPKSFSKR from the coding sequence ATGTCTATCTTTGCTCAACATTCAGTATTCATCCGCCATTTTCTCAAACTTGCATCTGTAAATGTTCTTTCAAATCTAATGGTTCCGTTGGCAGGACTAATAGATGTAATGTTTTTAGGACATTTAACGGAGATTCGTCATTTAGCAGGTGTGGCAATAGCAACAATTTTATTCAATTATATTTATTGGACATTCGGATTTTTACGCATGGGTACAACTGGAATGGTTGCACAGGCTATAGGGCGTAAAGATAACCAATCGGCAGTACTGATTGGTTTACAGCATGGAATTTTAGCACTGATATTAGGACTCGCCATTCTGATATTTCAGCAACCTTTACAAATATTAGGGTTTGCTATTCTAAGTGCTACACCAGAAGTTAAAAGTTCTGGAGTCGATTTCTATAATGCTTTAGTATGGGGTGCCCCAGCAACATTGATTAACTTTGTCTTGATAGGTTGGTTTCTTGGGCAAGCACAAAGTAGTAGAGCGTTGTTGCTTTCAGCTATTAGCAATTGTGCAAATGTACTACTAGATTATCTATTTATTGTTCAGTGGGGATGGTCAAGTAGAGGAGCTGGATTAGCGACAGCCACTAGTCAGTATCTGATGCTGATGGTAGGTATTTTGCTATATTGTCAAACAATTTCATTTAAACAAATACAAGCTTTAATTGGGGAACTATTTGACCTGTCTGCTTTAAAATCAGCTTTCATGCTGAATGGAGAAATTATTATTCGGACTTTTGCTTTAATTTCGACAATGGCGATGTTTAGCAACCTTAGTTCTATGTTAGGAACTGAAATTCTGGCGGCAAATACCCTGCTGATGCAAGTGGTGAGCTTGGCAGCATATTTCATTGATGGCTTGGCATTCGCGACTGAGAGCTTGGCTGGAATTTTTCAAGGTAGTGGAAATATTACTTCTTTAAAACAACTATTGCAAACTTCTGTAGTCAGTAGCTTGGTTATCGGATTAATGTTTGCTACTGCATTTATTTTTGCCCCAGAATCACTGTTAAGATTGCTGACCAATCATACTGAAATTATCAATAATTTACGTTCTTATATTCCTTGGTTGTTACCAGTTTTAGGTTTTGGCTCAGTCGCTTATGCGCTAGACGGTTATTTTCTAGGATTGACTCAAGGTCATACACTTCGCCAAGCTATGCTGAAAGCCACTGTAATTGGTTTTATTCCATCAGCAATTACAGCAATGTATTTCCATAGTAGTCATTTACTATGGCTATCAATGTCTTTATTTATGGCAACAAGAACAATAACTTTGGCCTTGTGCGTACCAAAATCATTTTCTAAAAGATAG
- the arr gene encoding NAD(+)--rifampin ADP-ribosyltransferase: MQSNSKRSKLMAGFNDLSSQQFYHGTKADLKLGDLIESCNPPDVGERDRMATYVYLTPNLDAAIWGAELALGEGHGKVYIVEPLGQIENVPELTKQKSPKHLSMSYRSREPLWVTGTVTELTLYHGTRADLKPGDLIEPGYHSNYGQRKKATYVYLAATFDAATWGAELALGEGRGRIYIVEPIGPIEDDPNVTDKKFPGNPTKSYRSREPLRVMGEVMDWQGHSPEAIKTMKDNLERLKQLGIEAIED, translated from the coding sequence ATGCAGTCGAACAGTAAAAGGAGCAAGCTGATGGCAGGGTTCAACGATCTGAGTTCGCAGCAGTTCTACCACGGTACAAAGGCAGACCTGAAGCTAGGAGACCTGATCGAGTCCTGCAATCCCCCGGATGTGGGTGAGCGGGATAGGATGGCAACCTATGTTTACCTAACCCCCAACCTGGATGCGGCTATCTGGGGGGCAGAGCTAGCTCTCGGCGAGGGTCATGGCAAAGTCTACATCGTAGAGCCGCTCGGTCAGATTGAAAATGTCCCCGAACTCACAAAGCAGAAGTCTCCGAAGCATCTGTCGATGTCATACCGCTCCCGCGAGCCGTTGTGGGTAACGGGAACGGTCACGGAGTTGACTCTTTATCATGGGACACGGGCAGACCTGAAGCCAGGAGACCTAATCGAACCCGGTTATCACTCTAACTACGGTCAGAGGAAGAAGGCGACCTACGTTTATCTGGCTGCCACTTTTGATGCGGCAACCTGGGGGGCTGAACTAGCTCTCGGCGAGGGACGCGGCAGAATCTACATCGTGGAACCGATCGGGCCGATCGAGGATGACCCCAATGTGACGGACAAGAAATTCCCAGGTAATCCAACGAAGTCATACCGCTCACGGGAGCCTCTGCGGGTTATGGGCGAGGTCATGGATTGGCAGGGGCACTCTCCAGAAGCGATCAAGACTATGAAGGATAACCTTGAGCGACTGAAGCAACTTGGTATTGAGGCGATTGAGGACTGA
- a CDS encoding RpoD/SigA family RNA polymerase sigma factor, with the protein MPSPTTDLVHSYLKEIGRYPLLTPEQEITNARLVQQMMAIEEQRASLAVQLNREPTTRELATSLGQTEAEVQSIIQQGQKAKEKMVTANLRLVVSVAKKYQNHNLDFLDLLQEGALGLQKGIEKFDPNRGYKLSTYVYWWIKQSITRAIGEKSRTIRLPIHINEKLNKIRRVQQQLSQSLGRPPVVAEIAESLNLLPNQIREYLHVSRAPVSLEMRVGDERETELADILPMDGISLDEQIAQELLHQDLSKLLALLNPRQREVLTLRFGLEDNQQLTLSQVAKRLNLSRETIRKSEHLALKILRSHQNKIKDYLLN; encoded by the coding sequence ATGCCCAGCCCAACTACGGACTTAGTTCACTCCTACCTCAAAGAAATCGGACGCTACCCTCTGCTAACTCCTGAGCAAGAAATTACAAATGCTAGGCTTGTGCAGCAGATGATGGCTATTGAAGAACAGCGTGCAAGTCTCGCAGTTCAATTAAACCGAGAACCAACCACAAGAGAATTAGCTACCTCGCTTGGGCAAACTGAAGCTGAAGTACAGTCAATCATTCAACAAGGTCAAAAAGCTAAAGAGAAAATGGTGACAGCTAACCTACGGCTGGTGGTTTCTGTTGCCAAAAAATACCAGAACCACAATTTAGATTTTCTCGATTTGCTCCAAGAAGGGGCACTGGGTTTGCAAAAGGGAATCGAAAAGTTTGATCCCAACCGAGGCTATAAACTATCAACCTACGTTTACTGGTGGATTAAGCAGTCAATAACACGCGCGATCGGAGAAAAGTCTCGCACTATCCGTCTGCCAATCCATATCAATGAGAAATTAAACAAAATCAGGAGAGTACAGCAGCAACTGTCTCAATCTTTAGGTCGTCCTCCAGTTGTAGCAGAAATTGCCGAATCCTTAAATCTATTACCCAATCAAATACGGGAATATCTTCACGTTTCCCGCGCTCCAGTGTCGCTAGAAATGCGAGTTGGGGATGAGCGTGAAACTGAACTAGCTGATATTTTACCGATGGATGGTATTTCCCTAGATGAGCAAATAGCTCAAGAGCTTTTACATCAAGACTTGAGTAAGTTGCTGGCATTGCTCAATCCAAGGCAACGAGAAGTATTGACTCTACGTTTTGGATTGGAAGATAATCAGCAACTAACCTTGAGTCAAGTTGCAAAACGCCTAAATCTTAGTCGAGAGACAATTCGTAAGAGTGAACATCTTGCTTTAAAAATTTTGCGCTCTCATCAAAACAAGATTAAAGACTATCTTCTTAATTAG
- a CDS encoding AAA family ATPase produces MLTEVMEHFRLVKEFPKAGYYETDHQKQMFKDIKAAIHSGKLIAITGIIGCGKTTTLRRLFDVLEKEGKILVSKSLSVDKERATLPTLIAALFYDLSTDKEIKIPKDGEKRERELRDLIRKGKKSVALFVDEAHDLHYSTLTGLKRLIEVVEDGGGTLSVVLAGHPKLKNDLRRPTMEEIGYRATVFSLEGIVGNQREYIEWLVSECTISDTPIGEILEAEAIELLATRLLTPLQIEQHLTLALEAAYRVAVKPVTTVIVESVLSKQIDDLEPTLTRHGYDVRGLAEQFNAKPAEIKSLFRGQLDPTRARELQEQMLAAGLPL; encoded by the coding sequence ATGCTCACTGAAGTAATGGAACACTTTCGTTTGGTCAAGGAATTTCCCAAGGCTGGTTACTACGAAACAGACCATCAAAAGCAAATGTTCAAAGACATTAAAGCTGCCATCCATTCAGGGAAACTGATTGCCATAACGGGAATTATTGGGTGTGGCAAGACGACTACTTTACGACGCTTGTTTGATGTTTTGGAGAAAGAAGGTAAGATTCTAGTCTCGAAGTCCCTTTCTGTAGATAAAGAACGGGCGACACTGCCAACACTTATTGCTGCTTTATTCTACGATTTATCCACAGATAAGGAAATTAAAATCCCTAAAGACGGTGAAAAACGGGAACGGGAACTACGCGACCTGATTAGAAAAGGTAAAAAGTCAGTAGCACTGTTTGTTGATGAGGCTCATGACCTTCATTACAGTACCCTGACGGGACTCAAACGTTTAATCGAAGTAGTTGAAGACGGTGGTGGCACACTTTCAGTGGTGCTGGCTGGTCATCCCAAACTGAAAAATGATCTGCGCCGTCCGACTATGGAAGAAATCGGTTATCGAGCAACAGTCTTCTCCTTGGAAGGCATTGTTGGCAATCAGCGAGAATATATTGAATGGCTAGTATCTGAATGCACTATCTCTGATACTCCAATTGGTGAAATATTGGAGGCGGAAGCTATTGAATTACTTGCCACGCGGCTCTTGACACCACTACAAATTGAGCAACATTTGACACTAGCTTTGGAGGCGGCGTACCGAGTCGCGGTCAAACCTGTGACTACGGTGATTGTGGAGTCAGTTCTGTCAAAGCAAATTGACGATTTGGAACCCACTCTCACAAGGCATGGCTATGACGTGAGGGGCTTGGCGGAACAGTTCAATGCCAAGCCGGCTGAAATTAAATCGCTGTTTCGCGGACAACTTGATCCCACTCGTGCGCGTGAATTACAAGAGCAAATGCTAGCTGCGGGGTTGCCACTTTAA
- a CDS encoding DDE-type integrase/transposase/recombinase → MPAEALTNLRHRLDMLPSRCQERRQLMEETASLYGVSIDTLYRALRNSSRPKSINRSDSGTPRKLSQAEMELYCEVIAATKIRTCNKKGRHVSTARAIELLEDFGMNTPQGFIKPPKGLLTKATVNRYLKTWGYDHLTMTRQPPAVRFQATHSNECWHFDLSPSDLKHVKQPLWVETGKGNPLLMLYSVVDDRSGVCYQEYHCVYGEDVTAALRFLFNAMTASTSDGCPFQGIPEMIYTDNGPIAKSHVFQNVMDCLGIKLASHLPAGKDGRRVTARSKGKVERPFRTVKEAHETLYHFHEPENEVEANLWLRQYLLNYNDQKHRTEAHSRLEDWLRNLPKSGIRQMCSWERFCTFAREPQRRKVDATARVSVEGVAYEVNPDLAGETVVLWWGLFDNELYVEKGDQRYGPFYPVDGPIPLHRYRKHKKTKTEERADRIADLALKLGLPRTALDKNADLQFLVDKYKEIEPTVTPFKDPDPFQEFTYPTVLFAKLAISDYLAKPLAKLSTEQIAFIDGLLAETLNKKVIIERVRQYFHSNKGGQQNAH, encoded by the coding sequence ATTCCAGCAGAAGCTTTAACCAACTTGCGTCATCGACTTGATATGTTACCAAGCCGTTGCCAAGAACGTCGGCAACTCATGGAAGAAACAGCTTCATTGTATGGAGTGTCTATTGATACTCTATATCGTGCTTTGCGTAACTCATCACGCCCCAAATCGATCAACCGTTCAGATAGCGGGACACCTCGAAAGCTATCACAGGCGGAAATGGAACTTTACTGTGAAGTCATTGCAGCAACGAAAATCCGCACTTGCAACAAGAAAGGGCGGCACGTCTCCACTGCACGGGCGATTGAACTTTTAGAAGATTTCGGGATGAACACCCCACAAGGTTTTATCAAACCACCCAAGGGGTTGTTAACTAAAGCCACTGTCAACCGTTATTTGAAAACATGGGGCTACGACCATCTCACAATGACTCGTCAACCGCCTGCGGTACGTTTTCAAGCAACTCACAGTAATGAATGTTGGCATTTCGACCTTAGCCCGTCCGATTTAAAACACGTAAAGCAGCCCTTATGGGTGGAAACGGGTAAAGGGAATCCGCTATTGATGCTTTATAGTGTCGTTGATGACCGCAGTGGTGTGTGTTACCAGGAATACCATTGTGTTTATGGAGAGGATGTAACAGCAGCGTTGCGCTTCCTATTTAATGCAATGACGGCTTCCACCTCGGATGGATGCCCCTTCCAGGGAATTCCTGAGATGATCTATACGGACAACGGGCCAATTGCCAAAAGCCATGTATTTCAAAATGTGATGGACTGCCTGGGAATCAAGCTTGCTAGCCATCTGCCTGCGGGTAAAGATGGGAGAAGGGTAACGGCTCGCTCCAAAGGAAAAGTGGAAAGACCGTTCCGGACAGTCAAAGAAGCCCATGAGACTCTGTATCATTTTCACGAACCAGAAAACGAAGTTGAGGCTAACCTATGGCTACGGCAGTATCTGCTAAATTATAACGACCAAAAACACCGTACAGAAGCGCACTCACGCTTAGAGGATTGGTTGCGAAATCTGCCAAAAAGCGGAATCAGGCAGATGTGTAGTTGGGAACGATTTTGTACTTTTGCCCGCGAACCGCAACGAAGGAAAGTGGATGCAACAGCCAGAGTATCAGTTGAGGGCGTGGCTTATGAAGTAAACCCAGACTTAGCAGGCGAAACTGTGGTGCTGTGGTGGGGTCTTTTTGATAACGAATTATATGTAGAGAAAGGCGACCAACGCTATGGCCCATTTTACCCAGTTGATGGGCCTATCCCCTTGCATCGCTATCGCAAACACAAGAAAACTAAAACCGAAGAACGGGCAGACCGGATTGCAGATTTAGCTCTTAAGCTGGGCTTGCCACGAACTGCCTTGGATAAAAACGCGGATCTGCAATTTTTGGTGGATAAGTACAAGGAAATTGAGCCAACTGTCACACCTTTTAAAGACCCAGACCCGTTCCAAGAATTTACTTATCCCACTGTATTATTCGCTAAACTGGCGATTTCAGATTATCTCGCTAAACCTTTGGCGAAATTATCCACTGAACAAATTGCCTTTATTGATGGGCTGCTAGCTGAGACTTTGAATAAAAAAGTGATTATTGAACGAGTACGGCAGTATTTCCACTCGAACAAAGGAGGGCAGCAAAATGCTCACTGA
- a CDS encoding tyrosine-type recombinase/integrase, which translates to MDTLYLSEAEALLIEYEAFLKGKTHSTIDAYMRIIRQLLLWIVEHPGSGGDFQPEQLTKTAMEIYLAYLDTSGYSIAHQARVKSAVSGFARWLIEEKGILRRNPTRGLNIPAQPLLAPRQLTPDQRYILRNLIEKDGHPRSMAVFALGYWAGCRVSDVSWLRIEHTHIGPKVGWLHVGYKGGKARDIDLINAVRKPMYEYIHHGGRDTESDYTFTSQRNERLTEAGIHRWWKNIKAQATVSEWELIHDVTFHDLRHDFAHRAREAGWTLEEVAYYLGHITKKGTPAIQTTVRYTQSSRQQVKDKLALLKG; encoded by the coding sequence GTGGATACACTTTACTTATCTGAAGCCGAAGCACTACTCATAGAGTATGAGGCGTTCCTAAAAGGTAAAACGCATAGCACTATTGATGCCTATATGCGTATCATTAGGCAGCTTCTTCTTTGGATTGTAGAACATCCTGGGAGTGGAGGAGATTTTCAACCCGAACAGTTGACCAAAACGGCGATGGAAATTTATCTCGCCTATCTAGATACGTCAGGTTACAGCATTGCTCACCAAGCACGGGTTAAATCTGCTGTCAGTGGTTTTGCCCGTTGGCTCATTGAGGAGAAGGGAATTTTACGTCGCAACCCCACCAGAGGATTAAACATTCCAGCCCAGCCACTTTTAGCCCCCAGACAATTGACTCCTGACCAACGTTATATTTTACGCAACCTGATCGAAAAAGATGGTCATCCACGTAGCATGGCTGTGTTTGCATTGGGGTACTGGGCTGGTTGTCGCGTGAGTGATGTTTCCTGGCTACGGATAGAGCATACCCATATTGGCCCCAAAGTTGGCTGGTTGCACGTTGGTTACAAGGGTGGTAAGGCGCGAGATATTGATCTAATTAACGCTGTCCGAAAACCAATGTATGAATATATTCATCACGGCGGGCGAGATACTGAGAGTGATTACACTTTTACCTCTCAGCGCAATGAGAGGCTGACCGAAGCCGGCATTCATCGCTGGTGGAAAAACATTAAAGCACAAGCAACTGTTTCTGAGTGGGAACTCATCCATGATGTAACTTTTCATGATCTGCGTCATGATTTCGCTCACCGAGCGCGTGAAGCAGGATGGACTTTGGAGGAGGTTGCTTATTATCTTGGTCATATCACCAAAAAGGGAACTCCAGCTATTCAAACCACGGTTCGGTACACTCAAAGTAGCCGACAGCAAGTGAAAGACAAGCTTGCATTACTCAAGGGATAA
- a CDS encoding DUF1392 family protein, giving the protein MINQITALESCWHISPEWGQTMPPVAVRMLEKVLLPISDLSGYCCGVLWEKQEWIYAIVCQNETLYLAEQEFYTTNVLKKSTVSTPAFRLGDIVEVDFGERPTRRIIQGIFSLKDNWLYGVEWRSPTLEEMSAQSRTIWLADVDLVNVSV; this is encoded by the coding sequence ATGATTAACCAAATTACCGCTTTAGAATCCTGTTGGCATATTTCTCCTGAGTGGGGTCAGACTATGCCTCCAGTAGCAGTAAGAATGTTAGAAAAAGTTTTGTTGCCAATCTCAGACTTATCAGGCTACTGCTGTGGTGTTTTGTGGGAAAAACAGGAATGGATTTATGCAATTGTTTGCCAGAATGAAACTCTCTACTTAGCTGAACAAGAATTTTATACAACAAATGTACTAAAAAAGTCCACTGTTTCTACTCCAGCTTTTAGATTGGGGGACATAGTTGAGGTTGATTTCGGTGAACGGCCGACACGCCGTATTATTCAAGGAATTTTTAGTCTCAAAGATAATTGGCTTTATGGGGTAGAGTGGCGCTCCCCAACTTTAGAAGAAATGTCTGCCCAAAGTAGAACAATATGGCTTGCTGATGTTGATTTAGTTAATGTTAGTGTATAA
- a CDS encoding TIGR00725 family protein yields MRRIIIGVMGRGENATANDLQDAYILGQFIAKQGWVLLTGGRNVGVMDAVSKGAKSADGLTIGILPGGNQDGMSSWVDIAIFTDMGNSRNNINVLTSDVIIACGMGAGTASEIALALKANKQVILLNNDQESKLFFKKLSPENVYIVESVEQAIATAKIILS; encoded by the coding sequence ATGCGAAGAATTATTATTGGGGTTATGGGGAGAGGAGAAAATGCGACAGCAAATGATTTACAAGATGCTTATATATTAGGTCAATTTATTGCCAAACAAGGATGGGTTTTACTCACTGGTGGTAGAAATGTAGGGGTAATGGATGCAGTAAGCAAAGGTGCAAAATCTGCTGATGGTTTAACTATTGGTATTCTTCCAGGTGGAAATCAGGATGGTATGTCCTCTTGGGTGGATATTGCTATTTTCACAGACATGGGTAATTCTAGAAACAATATTAACGTTCTTACCAGTGATGTGATAATTGCTTGCGGAATGGGTGCAGGAACCGCTTCAGAAATTGCTCTAGCTTTGAAAGCAAATAAGCAAGTAATTTTGTTGAATAATGATCAAGAAAGTAAACTTTTCTTTAAAAAACTGTCGCCAGAAAATGTTTATATTGTGGAGAGTGTGGAGCAGGCAATCGCTACTGCCAAAATAATTTTATCTTAG
- a CDS encoding UBP-type zinc finger domain-containing protein has product MSCEHLDNLTTETLISKANYPVFRCEECILINSRWVHLRICQSCGKMLCCDSSVHQHARRHYEETGHSVISSAELGEQWLWCFLDEQAKNY; this is encoded by the coding sequence ATGAGTTGCGAACATTTAGACAATCTAACTACAGAGACTCTGATTTCTAAAGCAAACTACCCAGTATTTCGTTGTGAAGAATGTATCCTAATAAACAGTCGCTGGGTGCATCTCCGTATTTGTCAAAGTTGCGGCAAGATGCTGTGCTGTGATTCTTCTGTTCATCAACATGCCCGACGGCATTACGAGGAAACTGGACATTCAGTAATTAGCTCGGCTGAGTTAGGAGAACAGTGGTTATGGTGTTTTTTGGATGAGCAGGCAAAAAACTACTAA
- a CDS encoding VOC family protein translates to MKQHNLLKRIDHIYLSVSNFSQSETFYDLVMRELGQHKGDKVIAEEPHAHYFGPQFQLTIQPARSAQKHDPYAPGLHHLCFQVETMTDVDLCFKKLRSVGINVSQPKRYPEYHPEYYAIFFDDPDGIRLEIVAKTSTRQALELRWDELKEFLNPLQTLPNTEFHNA, encoded by the coding sequence TTGAAACAACATAACTTGCTAAAAAGAATCGACCATATTTACCTGTCAGTATCTAATTTTTCTCAATCTGAGACATTCTACGACTTGGTAATGCGAGAACTCGGACAACACAAGGGCGATAAAGTTATTGCTGAAGAACCACACGCTCATTACTTCGGCCCGCAATTTCAGTTAACGATTCAACCTGCAAGGTCAGCACAAAAACACGATCCTTATGCTCCTGGTTTGCATCATCTCTGCTTTCAGGTAGAGACAATGACTGACGTAGATTTATGCTTTAAGAAACTCAGATCAGTAGGAATCAATGTTAGCCAACCCAAACGATATCCCGAATATCATCCTGAGTATTACGCAATATTTTTTGATGATCCAGACGGAATCAGATTGGAAATCGTCGCTAAAACATCTACTCGTCAAGCATTAGAGTTGCGGTGGGACGAATTGAAAGAATTTCTTAATCCTCTGCAAACATTGCCTAATACTGAGTTTCATAACGCCTAA
- a CDS encoding HU family DNA-binding protein: MNKGELVDAVASKTNITKKQADEIISAFLSVVTEAVARLLTLLVLRQNYFMQ, translated from the coding sequence ATGAACAAAGGCGAACTAGTGGATGCTGTAGCATCAAAGACCAACATCACAAAAAAGCAAGCTGATGAAATCATTAGTGCTTTTTTGTCAGTTGTTACCGAGGCTGTAGCTAGGCTGTTGACTTTGTTGGTTTTAAGGCAAAATTATTTCATGCAATAA
- the infC gene encoding translation initiation factor IF-3 codes for MIDHENNNRGLTDINEALQLAESLELDLVLVSEGKEAPVAKILNYGKLQYQKKKRQAQSARPVVKEVRFGLNIGVADYKLRIEQAVGWLSKGDSVKFAVRLRGREHQYRDQAGELLDRVVTDLNSVGKVQSLDKRSLIALIIPA; via the coding sequence TTGATTGACCATGAGAATAATAATCGTGGTTTGACCGATATCAATGAAGCATTACAGCTAGCCGAAAGCCTAGAGTTAGACCTAGTATTAGTGTCTGAAGGAAAAGAGGCTCCAGTTGCAAAGATTTTGAATTATGGCAAGCTTCAGTATCAAAAGAAAAAGCGTCAGGCACAAAGTGCTAGACCAGTAGTAAAAGAAGTTCGGTTTGGTTTGAATATAGGTGTAGCTGATTATAAGTTACGCATTGAACAAGCAGTTGGGTGGTTGAGTAAAGGCGATTCGGTAAAGTTTGCTGTTCGTTTACGAGGTCGGGAACATCAATATCGTGACCAAGCTGGAGAACTACTAGACCGGGTGGTAACTGATCTCAACTCTGTAGGAAAAGTTCAATCACTTGATAAGCGTTCACTAATTGCTTTAATCATTCCTGCCTAA